One genomic segment of Choristoneura fumiferana chromosome Z, NRCan_CFum_1, whole genome shotgun sequence includes these proteins:
- the Pex16 gene encoding peroxisomal biogenesis factor 16, producing the protein MDKLSFKELAAAYKRWVISNPNLVTDVETVATWSSYFVAGKINKSPIVSELVYALSKLVSLFNDRLISEAYAADVQSYSLREQIKLWLTVIHYSEVFVELVVKNRWGNKGKWTATTLLQLFKCSSALILLLRFKELPIQHPPVAAMQRKKFTEEKTSDDGESSFFTLKRSGRVVRRVDGSPPVAFRDWQPLKLQDDTTVNRNVKDLMYAESLHILKPLIHLVAMRVFGTKAWRQWLVSLGIDLASLKIYNRHMKDLSPEKKMEISRRKLGLVLYLLRSPMYNGYSKNVIESLLTSASNKIPLMAFICGPVIQYLNHWQDIYFYMWAS; encoded by the coding sequence ATGGATAAGTTGTCATTCAAAGAACTAGCCGCCGCTTACAAAAGGTGGGTGATAAGTAACCCTAACTTGGTGACTGATGTGGAAACTGTGGCTACATGGTCCTCATATTTCGTCGCGGGGAAAATAAACAAGTCCCCCATAGTTTCTGAACTTGTCTACGCCTTATCGAAGTTAGTCTCTCTCTTCAACGATAGATTAATCAGCGAGGCTTACGCTGCTGATGTACAGAGCTATAGCTTGCGCGAACAAATCAAACTATGGCTAACTGTCATCCACTATTCGGAGGTTTTCGTGGAGCTAGTCGTGAAGAACCGATGGGGGAACAAAGGCAAATGGACTGCAACCACGTTACTCCAGCTCTTCAAGTGTTCTTCTGCCCTCATACTCCTGTTAAGGTTCAAGGAGCTGCCGATACAGCATCCGCCCGTCGCAGCTATGCAGCGCAAGAAATTCACCGAAGAAAAAACAAGTGACGACGGTGAGAGTTCTTTCTTCACTCTAAAACGGTCTGGAAGAGTAGTACGTCGCGTTGACGGCTCCCCACCAGTAGCGTTCCGCGACTGGCAACCTCTAAAACTACAGGATGACACCACCGTCAACAGAAACGTCAAAGACTTAATGTACGCTGAATCACTGCATATATTAAAACCGTTGATCCATTTAGTTGCCATGCGTGTGTTTGGTACTAAAGCATGGAGACAGTGGCTCGTGTCACTCGGTATTGACTTGGCGAGTTTGAAGATCTACAATCGTCACATGAAGGATCTTTCGCCGGAGAAAAAGATGGAGATCAGTCGAAGGAAGCTTGGTCTTGTGTTATATTTATTGCGAAGCCCTATGTACAATGGTTATTCGAAGAATGTCATAGAAAGCTTACTGACTTCGGCGTCCAATAAGATTCCTTTAATGGCGTTTATATGTGGACCCGTTATACAATACTTAAATCATTGGCAAGACATATATTTCTACATGTGGGCATCATAG